CGCTCTGTCCTGACGTTCAATAACGGCAGCGGCCTATGTTGGTTAATTGCGGCAAGCAAGAGTGATGAAAGGATTCTAATCCAGCTCCCGCACCATTTCTTCCGGCTTGATCAGCCGGTCGAAATCCTCGGCGGACAGGATGCCGAGTTCCAGCGCGGCCTGTTTGAGCGTCTTGTCCTCGGCATGGGCCTTTTTCGCGACTTTGGCGGCGTTGTCATAGCCGATATGGGGGTTGAGCGCCGTGACCAGCATCAAGGATTCGCCGACCAGTTTGGCGATCCGCTCCAGATTCGGCGTGATGCCCACGACGCAATTATCGGTAAAGCTGCGCGCGGCATCGGCCAGCAGGCGCACCGATTGCAGCAGATTATAGATCAGCACCGGCTTGAAGACATTCAGCTCGAAATGGCCGTTCGATCCCGCCACCGTCACCGCGACATGATTGCCCATCACCTGCGCCGCGACCATGGTCATGGCTTCCGACTGCGTGGGATTGACCTTGCCGGGCATGATCGACGAGCCGGGCTCGTTTTCCGGCAGGCTGATCTCGCCGATGCCGCAGCGCGGGCCGGAGCCGAGCAGGCGGATGTCGTTGGCGATTTTCATGAAGCTGACGGCGATGGTGTTCATCGTGCCGGAGGCTTCGACGATGGCGTCGTTGCTGGCTAGCGCCTCGAACTTATTCGGCGCGCTGATGAAGGGCTTGCCGGCGATGATGGCGGCCTGGCGCGCGAATTCCTCGGCGAAGCCCTTCTTGGCGTTGAGGCCGGTGCCGACGGCGGTTCCGCCTTGCGCCAAGGGATAGAGGCGCGGCAGGCATTCCCTGGCGCGCTGGACGGCGTTGCGCGCCTGGACGGCATAGCCGGAGAATTCCTGCCCCAGGGTGACCGGCACCGCGTCCTGCAGATGGGTGCGGCCGATTTTGACGATGGCGGCGAATTCGGCGGCTTTTTTCTCCAGCGCCCCGGCGAAGTGCAGCAGCGCCGGGATCAGATGATCGTCGATCTGCATGACGGCCGCGATATGCATCGCGGTCGGGAAGCTATCGTTGGAGCTTTGGCCCATATTGACGTGATCGTTGGGATGGACCGGCTTTTTGCTGCCCATCGCGCCGCCGAGCATTTCGATGGCGCGGTTGGAGATGACCTCATTGACGTTCATGTTGGTCTGCGTGCCGGAGCCGGTTTGCCAGACCACCAGCGGAAATTCGCTGTCCATTTTCGCGAGGATGATCTCGTCGGCGGCTTTTACGATCGCGTCGCCGATAGCCTTGTCCAGAACGCCGAGCTTCATATTGGCGAACGCCGCCGCCTTTTTCTGAATCCCGAATGCATGAATAAGCGCGAGCGGCATGCGTTCGCCGCCGATCTTGAAGTTCTTCAGGCTGCGCTGCGTCTGCGCTCCCCAGTAATGTCCGGCGGGAACCTCGATAGGGCCAAAGCTGTCGGTCTCGGTGCGGGTGGTCGGATGGGTCATGGGGGACTCGCGGCTGGGGTCTGCGCCGACGATAGAACATTTGCCGCGCGCGGGGCAACAGCGCTAATATCCGCGCCCTTTCGCGAAAGCCGTTTCCAATGCCTGCTTCAATCTGCGGCGGAAATCCTTCGTGCGGCCCATCGCGATTTCCAGCTCCAGCATCAGGCACAGATCGTCGAAGCCGACGGGCGGATGGTCGTCGAAACTGAAAGCCATTTGCCTTGTGATAATGGATGGTCGCGCCATAAAACGAATCAGCCGAAATAAGGAGAATCGCTTTTCTGTTTACAGGAGGAAAAATCCTATTTCAAGGGATGTTTCCTTCCCTCCGTGCAATTCGAGAAAAGCAATAATGGTGGATCAGAAGGATGCGTTCTGCTTAATGCGCTTCTGCAAATAATCGCGCGCTTCGTTCATCTGGGCGTTCGACAAATCGTCCAGCGAGACGATGCCGAACTGATCGAAGAATGCGTCTCTTATGGAGTCTTTTTCGATATGCTGCGTGTCGGCCGCGTAACGAATGAGAGCGATAAGCTCGATCTTTTCATAGCGGTTGAGGGGGCGGGCGTAGTCCAGCGCCAGAACGGTCGCGCCGCTCGCGCCGGCGGCGCTCAACATGGCGGCAAGCGCTACGGTTTTCAGGCTGTACTGGCCGCCGTGATCGGATTCGGGTTCGGGGCGCGCCAATATTTCCCGCGCCAGGGTTACAATTTTCTCACTTCGATCACTCATGATTAATCAGCCTCCTGTTATTACCGGCAGTTTTCACGCCTTAAAAATTTTTGCGGTTACTTTTTAATTTTTCTCGCGGCGCCGTCGTTATTCTGGGCGTAGGCGATCAAGGTGCGGGCCTGCGAGGCCAGTGCCGCGGGCTTTTGCTCGTCGGCCAGCATTTGCCGGTATAAGGTCGTCGCCATCGTCGCCAATTCCTTGGATGATAGTTTCCGTCCCATATCGTCGGCGGTTTCCTGGATTCTGGCGATAATTTCCGTCAGCAAATCCAGTTTGTCGGGAAATTTTCCCTGATTCAAATCATGTTGAGCGGTCGCGTCTCCCATCAAATAGGCGGGCGTCGTGCCCAGCACGCGCGCCAGAGCCTGCAGCGTGTCGTAACGGGGATTGCGCGCGCGGCCTATCAGCATATCGCGCACCGCCGTGGGATTAAGCCCGGCCAGGATCGACAGCTGGCGCGGCGAAAAATCGCGCTCGTTGAGCAGCTGCTGCAGCGTCTGGAGCCAGCTGGGGGCTTTCTTGGATGGTTTGCGGTTTGTCATGCCGATGCTATAGCCGACCGCGAAGGCAAGATCAAGGGAAAAATCCTATTTGGGCGGCTCGATCCAGCCGTCCCATCGCCGCGCGCGGAATAAAGCCGTCAGCGCCAAGTAAACCATGACGGCAAAGGCGATTCCGGCGATCATGTCGCTGGGATAATGAGCGGCGACGATCACGCGCGTCGAGGCCACGACGCCCGCGAAGACCAGCAGCGCCGCCCGCCACCGGGGAAATATCGCCGATACCGCCAGCGCCAGCGACATCACGGTAGCCGAATGGCCCGAGGGGAACGACCAGCTTTGCGAGTCGAAAACAACGAGCGAGAACTGGTTAAAGATATCGTGTCTCGCCAGCAGCACGGGCCTTGATCGCCCCACCAGGATCTTCATGAGATCGACCGCCAGGCCGGAAACGGCGACGTTGGCGAAGATGAAGGCGGCGATCTGCCCGCGCGCGAGCCATTGCTTCTTTCCGCGCCATGCGAGCAGGAACGCCACCCCGGCATAAATACCGAGCGGCGGAAGATACCATACGCTTTTGCCGAGATCGGTAATGACCTTGAATGGCGCGATGATATCGGGCCTCTCCCGATCCAGCGCTTGCAGATAGGCCGTGATGGGGCGGTCGACCCACATCATGCACCCCGCGATGATGAGAGCCGCCGCCAGAAGGGCTATGATGATTTGTTTGGTTTGCGTCATGGAGTTTGTTTCGTACCGTTTGGCCTGTAGAGGGAAAAATCCTGCCATCCGCCGCCGTTATAATTGTAGCCGCGAATTTCGCCAAGCTTGACGGCATTCAGGCCGCCGTTGAATTTCGCTTCCTGTTTCTTCTCGATCATCGCGACGGCGCATGAATCCTGTTCGAGCAGTTTTGCCGCATAGGCGGCGCCGTTGGCGGGCAGCGTAGCGGTTCCGGCGAGGAACACAAGGCTGGGTTCGGTATAGCCGCTGGTGATGAGGCGGCTTGAGGCGCATGACCGGAATTCGGCGAATTTTTCCGCCGTTTGCCGAGAAATCCAAAGCGAGTCCAGCGCGGGGAGCAGCAAGGAAAATACCGCCGGTATGAGAATGATTGCGCTGCCGACGCCCCAGCGGGCGGCCTTGGCCGGAGCGCGCAACTGCTGGCGCATCTGAAGAACAAGAAAAAGAACAGCGATCAGAATAAGTCCGGCGGGAAGCGGCTTGAGGGATTCTCCAAGCATGAGCGGCACGGCCGCGACCGCCAGCATGAATAGCGCCAGCGCCGAGCCGAGAAGAATATTGGCGGCTTTCCAGAATAAGTTCCACCGTGCGGCGACCGGCCTTTCCTGAAACGCGGCATGCGCTGCCAGCCATGCAAGCGCGGGATAGCAGGGCAGCACATAATGCGGCAGCTTGGTGAAAATCAGCTCATAGGCGATCCATGCCGGTAAAATCCAGGCGAGCGCGAAGCGGAGCGCCCGGTTTTGCCGTTCCGCCCATGCCGCCGCCAGGCCGCGCAGCGCGAGCCACGTGAACGGCCCGAAACATATCGGAAACAGGATCGCGTAATAGCCGGGGGGCAGGAAGCCGCGATCCTGCCCGGTGAAAATCTTGCCGAGGAAATCATGCCCCGCCGATTCGGCATAAAACTTTCCGCCGCTCGCGATCCCGATCCAGACCAGCCAGGGCAAGGTTAATGCAAGACACAACGCAAGGCCGGGCAGGGGGCGCAACTGTTTGAACCAATCGATCTTGCGGTCGGCGATCCATAGCGCGAGGATCGTCAGTCCGCTGATGAAGAGAGCAATCGGGCCTTTCAGCATGATCCCCAGGGCCTGGGCTATCCAGAATCCGGCGGCGAGACGCGAGGGCAGCTTTTCCTGCGTTATGTAGGCACGCGCGAGAATCCATTGCGCCCCGCAAATAACGGCCAGAAGGGCGGCGTCGGTCTTGGCGAGGCGCGCCTCGGTGTTCAGCAGGCCGGAACTGACGAGGATCGCCGCCGTCAGGAATCCGGTTCGCGGGCCGGAAATCCGCCCCGCGCCCCAGCCGGTCAGCAGGATCGCCGCCAGCGCTCCCAGCAGCGACGGCAGCCGGTAGGGCCATATCTCATTGTAGGGAGACTTGCCGAACATAAGCGCGCTCGCGCTCTGCAGCCAGTATATGCCGATAGGTTTTTTGTAGCGCGGATCGTTCTGGAAATAGATGTCGGCATAATTGCCGCTCTCGATCATCTGCTTGCTGGCCTGGGCGAAAAGCGGCTCGTCGCGGTCGACCGGCGGCAAGCTGGCAAGGCCGGGCAGCATCGTCATCAGCGCGAGCGCAGCAAGCAGGCCATAATGCCGCCAGGTCAGCCCCCCGGTCATTCCGCGGGCGCGGCCACGGCTTTATCCCGCCGGATGAAATGGATGTTGCGCAGATAGACGAGCATCGCCGCGGCCTGACCGAAAATGAAGACCGGGTCTTGCTTGTGAATGGCGTAGATCAGCGTCGTCCCGCCGCCGGTCAGGCTCAAATACCAGAAGGATTCGGGAATCACGCTCTTGCCGGCGCGCTCGCTGACGATCCATTGATAGATAAAGCGCATCCCGAAGAGCGCTTGTCCCGCGAAGCCGAATATCACCCACCAGTCCCAATGGACGATCAGCCATGCGATAAGATTTTCAGCGATGCTCATGATTCAATCCTCTGCAGTTCTGACATGCGGCGCGCCGAGATAGTCGGCGGCCTGCATTTCCATCAACCGGCTTACGGTGCGCTTAAAGGCGAAGGAATGCTCGCCCTCGGTATAAATTTGCTCCGGCGGCGCGGCGGACGTCATGGCCAGCTTCACCTTGGCTTCATACAAGGCGTCGATCAGCGTCATGAAGCGCAGCGCCGCATTGCGCTGCTCGGAATTCAGGCATGGCACGCCGTCGAGCAGCAGCACATGATAGCCGTTGGCCAAGGCCAGATAATCGGCCGCGCCGAGCGGCTGCTCGCATAATTCGGCGAATGTGCACCAGGCGGCGCCCTTGGCCGCGCGGGACAGTTCCAGATGCCGCCCCTGAGCCACTTGAAGCGTGTCGGCCTTCGGTTCGGCATCGTCGGTGAGCGCGGCGAATAATTCGGCAAGATGACGGCTGGCTTCCGGCCCCAGCGGCGAAAAGAACATCGGGCGTCCATGCACCCGCGCCAAGCGGTAATCGGTCGCGCCTTCCAGTTCGACGATATCGGTCTGCGATTTCAGCGTCTCGATAAAGGGCAGGAACAACTGGCGCTGCAGTCCGCCCTTGTAAAGCTCGTCGGGCGGCCAGTTCGATGTCGCCACCAGCACCACGCCCGCCTGGAACAGCGCCGTGAACAGCCGTCCCAGAATCATGGCGTCGGCGATGTCGCAGACATGAAATTCGTCGAAACACAGCAATTTGCTGTCGGCGGCGATCCGGCGGGCGATCTGGGGCAGGGGATCGGCCTTGCCGCTATTCCTGCCGCGCCATTGATGGAGCGCCGCGTGGATTTCGAGCATGAATTGGTGAAAATGAACTCGTCTTTTGGCCTTGACCGGCGCGGCGTCGAAAAACAAATCCATCAGCATGGATTTGCCTCGCCCGACTTCGCCATGGAGATAGATTCCGCGCACGGCCGGGACAGCTTGCTTTTGCCGCCAGAGCCGCCCAAAAGTGCCGGTGGCCTGCCTGGCAACGCCGGCCGACAGGCGAACGCATAAATTCTGCAAGGCATCGACTGCCCGCGCCTGGGGCGGGTCGGGACGCAATTCGCCCGAAGCGAGGCGGGCGGTGTAGATTTGCTGAAGACTTACGGTCATGCTGTATTATAAACAGCTCAAGCGAAAACGGAACCATGCCTCGCAGCTTCTTTTTCCATAACGACGATTTGCGCCTGACCGAGAAACTTCGGGCGGTTCATTGGGGGCTGGTGCTGCTGGTCGCGATGGTCTGCGGCATCGGGGTCGCTTTGCTTTATTCCGCGGGCGGCAGGAACTGGCAGCCCTGGGCCTGGCCGCAGATGATTCGCGCGGGCGTCGGCATCCTGCTCATGCTGGGTTTCGCGATGATCGACGTGCGCTGGTGGCTGCGGCTGGCCTATCCGCTCTATTTCACGATGCTGGCGCTTTTGGTCGTGGTCGAAATTATCGGCCATATCGGCATGGGGGCGCAGCGCTGGCTCAATCTCGGCTTTTTCGTCATCCAGCCTTCGGAAATGATGAAAATCACCATGATCCTGGCGCTGGCGCGGTATTTTCATGGCTTGCCGGGGGAGGATATAGGCCGGATCAGGTCTTTGGTGCCTCCGGCTCTCATGGCGGTGTTTCCGATCGGCATGGTGCTGATGCAGCCCAATCTCGGCACCGCCGCGCTGCTGGGCTTTAATGCGATGGCGCTGTTTTTTGTCGCGGGTGTGCGGAAATGGAAGTTTTTTGCGCTTTTTTGCCGCCGTCGGGGGCAGTCTACCGATCGCATGGCATTTTCTGCATGATTACCAGAAGCAGCGGGTGCTGACCTTCATGAATCCCGAGGCCGACAAGCTCGGCAGCGGCTATAACATCATGCAGTCGAAAATAGCCTTGGGTTCGGGCGGGCTTCTTGGCAAGGGTTTCGGCCTCGGCACGCAAAGCCAGCTTCAATTCCTGCCGGAAAAGCATACCGATTTCATCTTCGTCGTGCTGGCGGAGGAATTCGGCATGATCGGCGCCTGTGTCCTGCTGGCGCTTTATACATTGATCTTGGTTTACGGCTACCTGATCGCCATCGGCAATCGCAACCAATTCGGGCGGCTGGCCGCCTTCGGCCTGACGACCAATTTTTTCCTCTATATGGGCGTCAATATCGCCATGGTCACGGGGATGATGCCGGTCGTCGGCATCCCTCTGCCGCTAGTTTCCTACGGCGGGACGGCCATGCTGACCCTGATGATGGGCTTCGGGATTCTTCTCGGGATCGGCATTCACCGCGATACGCGCATTTCGCGAACCGGGATCACCGACTCATGACCGCCTCATGAAAGTATTTCCGCGCCCTACCATTATGGGGCAAGGACATGCCGAAATGAGGTAAACAGCGATTTTTCTGAAGTCTTTCTGCAAAAAACATTATTTGCTTTCATGTTTTCATGATTAGCTCATTGAAGCAGGACATGAGGTCGCTGCGAGATGATTGTGAAGACCATGACGATTGAAAGATTTTATAGAGAGAAGATTATGTTGAACGTATCCACCGGAACTTATTTGACGCTGTGCGCCCTGGTGCGCGATGCCATGCAGGTCGAAAGCGACGCCTCGCCGATGCTGGCGCGGGTCGCGCGCGAGCTGTCGCTGGCCTCCCACGACGTGCTTCCGTCGGAACTGAAGAAAGATACGCGCAAGGTCGCCGCCCTGGCCGAAGCCGGGTTCATTCGCGACGATTTGACATTCAGCGCGGCTTAAGCAAAAACAGCGCTGCTTAAAACACACCCATATTTTACGGAGATATCATGGTTGAAGCCCATAATGGCGACGGGCTGACCGACGCCGAAATCGTTCAAACCTATCGTGAAAAATATGCAGACAGGGGCTGGCCGACTGAAGCTCAAGTGATCGATAGATCTATTGATGAGGCTGTCGCTTCTTTTGTCGATGTCGATCAAGCGAGAAAAAAAGCCAGCGACGCTCTTAAGATCGTCGTCCAGGCTGCCAAGCCTGAAATCGCCGAGCTGTTGCAGGCAGGCCTGAGCTTGCGCTGGCATATGGACGCGGAAATGCCGCGCAAACCTGAATCGGAATATACGAAGGAAGAGAAAAGAAAATATTTAGGCAAAGATTCAAAATTTGCCGCCTTGGAAAACCGGAATCATATCGCCTGGCGTGCCTTGCATGAGGCGATGCGAGAGCAGGCGGCGTCTCTCCCCGATCTTGGCGGATGCAAGGAGGATTCCTCCTATCCGGTGCGGAATGCGCTGCCCGGCATGTTCGTGAGCCGGCTGGATCATCATGCGCGGTCTCCCTATGTGCCCGCGCTTCCCGCGCCTGATGAGGGGCCCTCTACGCCGAGAACGCCTGGGCCAACAGGGGGCTCCGCGAATCCGGCATTGACGTTAGGATAAAGTTACTGCGTCAGATGCCGTCGCGGCCAGTATCGTGCCCGCAGGCTGTCATGATGGCCCAGCAGAAATGATGCGAGGTAGAAGACTCCCGCGACCAGGATGATCGCCGGGCCGGACGCGACGCTGGCATGATACGATATCAGCAATCCCGCCATCCCCGCCGAAACGCCGATCAGCACGGCAAGCCCGAGCATGGCGTCGATATGCTTGACCCAAAAGCGCGCCGCAATGGCGGGAATGATCATCAGGCCGACGGCCATCAGCGTTCCCATGGCCTGGAATCCCGCGACCAGATTCATCGCCGTCAGCGCCAGAAACAGCAAATGATACAATGTCGTCCGTCCGCCCTGGCTGCTCAGAAAGGCGGGATCGCATATCGCCATCACCAATGGCCGATAGGCGATCGCAAGGGCCATGAGCGTCGCGCCGGTAATGCCGGTCATCAAAAACAGGCTCGCCTGATCGACCGCCAGCACCGAGCCGAACAGCAAATGCATCAAATCGATCGCTCCCCCGCGCAGGGAAACGAGCATCACGCCTAAAGCCAGCGCGACAGGATAGAGCGCGGCGAAACTGGCGTCTTCGCGCATCTGGGTAAAGCGGGACGCCAGCCCCGCGAGCAGCGCCACCGCGACTCCGGCGCAAAATCCTCCCAGGCTCATGAGCGGCAGCGAGAACCCGGCTACCATGAAGGCGATGGCGACGCCCGGCAGCACGGCGTGAGACATGGCCTCGGCCATCAGGCTCATGCGCCGCAGCACCAGAAAAACCCCAAGCGGCGTGCTGCCGCACGCCAGGATGACCACGGCGGCAAGCGCCCGGCGCATAAAGGCGTAATCGGCGAACGGGCCTATGAGATAGTCATAAATTTCCATCATGACGCGTCACCTTCGCCATGATGGTGATGAGAATGATCGTGGGCATGATGCCCATGATGATGGCCGTGATCGTGCGGCGGCAAATCGCGATCGCATTGCGGTGCTCCGTCGCGCCAGCTTTCGGCCAGTAATTTGGCCCGTTGCAAATTCTCGTCCCGCAAGACTTCCGCCGCCGGGCCGATGGCCACCAGTTCGCGGGCGAGCAGCAGGGCATTTTCGCAGAATTCGCGCACCACGCTGAAATCATGCATGACGGCCATGATGATGCGGCCTTCGTTGCGCCATTGCTGGAGCAGGGGGGCCAGATCGGCGACGGTGCGGCTGTCGATGGGGGCGAAAGGCTCGTCCAGCAGGATCAGCTTCGCGTCCTGGACGATGATGCGGGCGAACAGCACGCGCTGAAACTGTCCCACGGAAAGGCTGGCGATAGGCCGTTCGGCGAAGGCGGACATGCCCGCGCGCGCCAGCGCGGCGCGGCTTGCCTCCAGCATGGCGGGCGTGATCCCTCCGGCCAGGCCCGTCCGCCGCCAATGGCCGAAATTGACCAGATCGATGACCCGCAGCGGAAATTCGCGGTCGACTTCGCTTTGCTGCGGCAGATAGGCGCAGTCTTTGGCCCCGATGCCGGTGCGGATGATATGGCCCGACATCAGCGGGATCGTCCCGGTAATGGCTTTCAGAAGCGTGCTTTTGCCGCCGCCGTTCGGGCCGACGATGGCGGTCAGGCTGCCGGGCGGAAATTTGGCCGATATGTGATGCACGGCGGGATGCCGTTCATATCCGGCGCTGAGGTCGCATAGTTCCAGCATGTTCAGCCCATCGCCAGCGCGGCCACGATCGCCAGCATGGCTATCGCGCCGGCGGCAAGCGCCAGGCGCGGCCACAGGCTTAAGGCCAGCAAGGATTTCGGCGCGCTCATCCCGCGATGTTCTGCGAAACCATGCAATACAGCATCGGCAGCGACAGAACGAAATTGGCGCGCGACGTCAGCATGGCGATGCGCGCCGATTTGGCCTTCGCGGCGTCATCGGTGGCGACGATGCCGAGCGCCTTTTTCTGGTTCGGCCAGATGATGAACCAGACATTGAACGCCATGATCAGCGCCAGCCACATGCCGATGCCGATCGTCCGCGCGGGCATCTGCAGAGCCAGGGCTTCATGCAAATAGCCTCTGAGAAACGCGACCGCCAGTCCCGTGACCACGGTTGCCAGGGCCGACCAGCGGAACCAGAACAGAGCGTTCGGGGCGATGAATTTGCCGATAGCGGGCTTCAGTTCCGGGGGGATTTTCGGCATCGTGGGGATTTGCACCATGTTGAAGTACCACAGTAGGCCGATCCACAGGATTCCGGCCACGACATGCAGCCAAATCATGGCATTGATGGCGGCCATCTGGCCGGTGGTGGAATCCGCGAGCAGGTCGCCATGCAGATACAGAAACATCAGGACGGCGAGCGCGACGCTGGCGGCCAGCGCGGTATATAGCCCTTCCAGAATTTTGCTCATGCTGCGACGCTCCTGTAGTGATAACCGGCGGCCATACGGTAAGGCTTATGCAATCTTGGGACAAGACTTAATCACCATTCCGCGCCATAGCAGATAGAGCAGCCTCGAAGGCGCGGTCTTGCGGCGCTTCGGGTGCGCGAGATCGAAGCGCGCCAGGTCGTTCATCAGCAGCATCGGCATTCCCGCTCGCCTTTCGTGGCGCGGCAGCATGGCGATATCGCGGCGCAGGGCCACGATTTTCGCTTCGTCCGGCGCATCGTAATTTTCGGCGGCGCGCGCATAGAGCGGGGCGTTTTGCTTTTGCCCCACTATGGCGGCCGCGACGGTCGCCAGCGGTTCGTATAGGCTGCGGGGAAGAGGGGGCGTTCCGGCCAGTTCCGCGTCGCGCGCGTCGATCAGGATTTGCAGCGGGCCGAGATCGATGCCCCGCTGCTGAACGGCCGCCAGCCGGTCGAGCACGATATGGCGCGGCTGTCCCTTGGTTCCGAGCGCGGTTAGAGCATCCCGCCACCATTGCAGGCGGATATGCCCCATCATGGGTTCCGACACTTGATCCCGCACGCGCGCCAAGGCGGCATGAAAGCCGAACAGGGCCGCCAGATCGCCCCGCGCCGCGGCAGGGGCAAACAGGCATAAGGCATAAAAATCGCGATCCTGAGCCTTTAATTCCTGCAAAAGGGCGATTTCCGGCTGATTAGGTGGGATCGGATTTGACATGGGGGCCGGATTTTTCTATTAGACAAGCATTCCTGAAAATGTGGACCGGCCTAAAGGCCAGTCCCGTCAGCGGCTCGGCTAGCCTTGCGCGCATGAACTATCGGGACAATATAGCATAGAAATGCAAAGGAAAAACAATGAGTAAGCGTGAGAATTCCAAGTACAAAATCGACCGCCGCCTAGGAGTCAATCTCTGGGGCCGTCCCAAAAGCCCGATCACCAAGCGCGAAAGCCGTCCCGGCCAGCATGGCCAGCGCCGTGCCGGCAAGCCTTCGGATTTCGGCATTCAGCTGATGGCCAAGCAGCGTCTCAAGGGCTATTACGGCAATA
This genomic interval from Alphaproteobacteria bacterium contains the following:
- the zapE gene encoding cell division protein ZapE, which encodes MTVSLQQIYTARLASGELRPDPPQARAVDALQNLCVRLSAGVARQATGTFGRLWRQKQAVPAVRGIYLHGEVGRGKSMLMDLFFDAAPVKAKRRVHFHQFMLEIHAALHQWRGRNSGKADPLPQIARRIAADSKLLCFDEFHVCDIADAMILGRLFTALFQAGVVLVATSNWPPDELYKGGLQRQLFLPFIETLKSQTDIVELEGATDYRLARVHGRPMFFSPLGPEASRHLAELFAALTDDAEPKADTLQVAQGRHLELSRAAKGAAWCTFAELCEQPLGAADYLALANGYHVLLLDGVPCLNSEQRNAALRFMTLIDALYEAKVKLAMTSAAPPEQIYTEGEHSFAFKRTVSRLMEMQAADYLGAPHVRTAED
- a CDS encoding helix-turn-helix transcriptional regulator; this encodes MTNRKPSKKAPSWLQTLQQLLNERDFSPRQLSILAGLNPTAVRDMLIGRARNPRYDTLQALARVLGTTPAYLMGDATAQHDLNQGKFPDKLDLLTEIIARIQETADDMGRKLSSKELATMATTLYRQMLADEQKPAALASQARTLIAYAQNNDGAARKIKK
- a CDS encoding phosphatase PAP2 family protein translates to MTQTKQIIIALLAAALIIAGCMMWVDRPITAYLQALDRERPDIIAPFKVITDLGKSVWYLPPLGIYAGVAFLLAWRGKKQWLARGQIAAFIFANVAVSGLAVDLMKILVGRSRPVLLARHDIFNQFSLVVFDSQSWSFPSGHSATVMSLALAVSAIFPRWRAALLVFAGVVASTRVIVAAHYPSDMIAGIAFAVMVYLALTALFRARRWDGWIEPPK
- a CDS encoding metal ABC transporter permease, producing the protein MEIYDYLIGPFADYAFMRRALAAVVILACGSTPLGVFLVLRRMSLMAEAMSHAVLPGVAIAFMVAGFSLPLMSLGGFCAGVAVALLAGLASRFTQMREDASFAALYPVALALGVMLVSLRGGAIDLMHLLFGSVLAVDQASLFLMTGITGATLMALAIAYRPLVMAICDPAFLSSQGGRTTLYHLLFLALTAMNLVAGFQAMGTLMAVGLMIIPAIAARFWVKHIDAMLGLAVLIGVSAGMAGLLISYHASVASGPAIILVAGVFYLASFLLGHHDSLRARYWPRRHLTQ
- a CDS encoding metal ABC transporter ATP-binding protein, which codes for MLELCDLSAGYERHPAVHHISAKFPPGSLTAIVGPNGGGKSTLLKAITGTIPLMSGHIIRTGIGAKDCAYLPQQSEVDREFPLRVIDLVNFGHWRRTGLAGGITPAMLEASRAALARAGMSAFAERPIASLSVGQFQRVLFARIIVQDAKLILLDEPFAPIDSRTVADLAPLLQQWRNEGRIIMAVMHDFSVVREFCENALLLARELVAIGPAAEVLRDENLQRAKLLAESWRDGAPQCDRDLPPHDHGHHHGHHAHDHSHHHHGEGDAS
- a CDS encoding urate hydroxylase PuuD — its product is MSKILEGLYTALAASVALAVLMFLYLHGDLLADSTTGQMAAINAMIWLHVVAGILWIGLLWYFNMVQIPTMPKIPPELKPAIGKFIAPNALFWFRWSALATVVTGLAVAFLRGYLHEALALQMPARTIGIGMWLALIMAFNVWFIIWPNQKKALGIVATDDAAKAKSARIAMLTSRANFVLSLPMLYCMVSQNIAG
- a CDS encoding glycosyltransferase family 39 protein; translation: MTGGLTWRHYGLLAALALMTMLPGLASLPPVDRDEPLFAQASKQMIESGNYADIYFQNDPRYKKPIGIYWLQSASALMFGKSPYNEIWPYRLPSLLGALAAILLTGWGAGRISGPRTGFLTAAILVSSGLLNTEARLAKTDAALLAVICGAQWILARAYITQEKLPSRLAAGFWIAQALGIMLKGPIALFISGLTILALWIADRKIDWFKQLRPLPGLALCLALTLPWLVWIGIASGGKFYAESAGHDFLGKIFTGQDRGFLPPGYYAILFPICFGPFTWLALRGLAAAWAERQNRALRFALAWILPAWIAYELIFTKLPHYVLPCYPALAWLAAHAAFQERPVAARWNLFWKAANILLGSALALFMLAVAAVPLMLGESLKPLPAGLILIAVLFLVLQMRQQLRAPAKAARWGVGSAIILIPAVFSLLLPALDSLWISRQTAEKFAEFRSCASSRLITSGYTEPSLVFLAGTATLPANGAAYAAKLLEQDSCAVAMIEKKQEAKFNGGLNAVKLGEIRGYNYNGGGWQDFSLYRPNGTKQTP
- a CDS encoding FtsW/RodA/SpoVE family cell cycle protein, which encodes MRWRCFLSRVCGNGSFLRFFAAVGGSLPIAWHFLHDYQKQRVLTFMNPEADKLGSGYNIMQSKIALGSGGLLGKGFGLGTQSQLQFLPEKHTDFIFVVLAEEFGMIGACVLLALYTLILVYGYLIAIGNRNQFGRLAAFGLTTNFFLYMGVNIAMVTGMMPVVGIPLPLVSYGGTAMLTLMMGFGILLGIGIHRDTRISRTGITDS
- a CDS encoding lipid-A-disaccharide synthase N-terminal domain-containing protein, whose amino-acid sequence is MSIAENLIAWLIVHWDWWVIFGFAGQALFGMRFIYQWIVSERAGKSVIPESFWYLSLTGGGTTLIYAIHKQDPVFIFGQAAAMLVYLRNIHFIRRDKAVAAPAE
- the fumC gene encoding class II fumarate hydratase; this encodes MTHPTTRTETDSFGPIEVPAGHYWGAQTQRSLKNFKIGGERMPLALIHAFGIQKKAAAFANMKLGVLDKAIGDAIVKAADEIILAKMDSEFPLVVWQTGSGTQTNMNVNEVISNRAIEMLGGAMGSKKPVHPNDHVNMGQSSNDSFPTAMHIAAVMQIDDHLIPALLHFAGALEKKAAEFAAIVKIGRTHLQDAVPVTLGQEFSGYAVQARNAVQRARECLPRLYPLAQGGTAVGTGLNAKKGFAEEFARQAAIIAGKPFISAPNKFEALASNDAIVEASGTMNTIAVSFMKIANDIRLLGSGPRCGIGEISLPENEPGSSIMPGKVNPTQSEAMTMVAAQVMGNHVAVTVAGSNGHFELNVFKPVLIYNLLQSVRLLADAARSFTDNCVVGITPNLERIAKLVGESLMLVTALNPHIGYDNAAKVAKKAHAEDKTLKQAALELGILSAEDFDRLIKPEEMVRELD
- a CDS encoding FtsW/RodA/SpoVE family cell cycle protein, which produces MPRSFFFHNDDLRLTEKLRAVHWGLVLLVAMVCGIGVALLYSAGGRNWQPWAWPQMIRAGVGILLMLGFAMIDVRWWLRLAYPLYFTMLALLVVVEIIGHIGMGAQRWLNLGFFVIQPSEMMKITMILALARYFHGLPGEDIGRIRSLVPPALMAVFPIGMVLMQPNLGTAALLGFNAMALFFVAGVRKWKFFALFCRRRGQSTDRMAFSA